In Ensifer sp. PDNC004, the sequence GTCCGCCGGATCGCGACGGACTTCCGCCATCCGGATCCGGCACTCATCCTGATTGCCGGAGGGTTGGGAGGTGTGAAAGAGCCACAGCCTGCCGTCGGATGCGGTGAAGAGAACCGGGTTTTGTTCAGAATGCGCGGCATCGAAGCTCAGGCGCTGTGGCGGTCCCCATTGCGTTGCGTCCTTCGGCAGCACCGAGGCAAAGATGGAAATGTCGGACTTACCCTCGAGCGTGCCGCCGAACCAGGCGCAGGCGAGCGCGCCGTCTGAAAGCGGGTGCAGGAAGGCAGCATGGTTCTGGATCATCGGCGACGGCAACAGCGCTTCCACGCGCTCGGGCGCCACGGTTTGAAGCAGACCGTTCATGCTGCGGGCGATTTCTTCAGGGTCCATGAGTTCCTCCTGTCTGCCTCGAAAATCGCTCAATTTTCAAAGTTGTCAAGTTTGATAAAGTTACAAATCGGCATGAATTCTCTTTTCATCTTTCTTAACATGCTGATTTTATTTTTATATTTTTCGATGTGGCGTCATAATAAAATTTACATCACGAATTAATTTGACAAACTTTGGTGAAAGGTGGATGGTCTGGGCAAGCCGGCAAGAGGATGCCGGGAGGAGGTCTTATGCCGGAAGCCAGCTCGAAGGGGGCTAAGATGGCGGTCATGTTCGCGGTCGGCGCAGCGATCCTTGCTGCCGCCGACGCGGTGATCGTGCGGGCGCTGAACGGCGCTGTGCACCCCTTCGTCATTGGCTTCTTCCGCGCCTTCTTCGGTGCGGTCATCCTTCTGCCCTGGATTGCCCTGTGCCCATCGGTCTTGAGGTCGAGCCACCCCTTGCGTCAGCATGCGGTCCGTGCCGGCTTCAAGCTGCTCGCCATGGTCGCCTTTTTCGCTGCCTTCAGCTGGGGACCGCTTGCCGACGTGACCGCCATCGCCTTCACCTCGCCGATCTTCCTCTTGCTCGGTGCCGCACTGGCGCTGGGCGAAAGGCCTGGTCCGGCCATGATCGGTGCGGTGGTGCTCGGTTTTGGCGGCGCGATGCTGATCATCGGCCCCTCGGGAACCGGCTTCAGTCTCGCCATCCTTCTCGCGCTCACCGGCGCGGTGCTCCAGTCGACCATCCAGCTGATCCTGAAGTCCATGTCGAAGGGCGACAAGACCGCGACGCTGGTCGTCTGGAACCTCCTTTTGACCGTTCCGATCGCGCTTCTCTTCGCCTTGCCGTTCTGGACCATGCCGGGGACGAGGGAGGTGACGCTTCTGGCGCTGCAGGGCGTCGTCGGAACGGCCTGCATGGGCATGATGACCCATGCCTTTTCGCTCGCGCCCGCCACGATCGTCGCGCCGGTCGATTTTTTGCGCCTGCCGCTCGTGGCGCTCGGCGGCTTCGCGCTTTTTGGTGAAGACATCGCCCTCACCACCCTTTGCGGCGGCGGGCTCATCGGTTGTGCGGCGCTGATCGCCGCGCGATCCGGAAAAGCAACATCCAGCTGAACGAATTTCACTAGGGAGGAAATGCCGTGAAGAAACTATTCGTCTTGAGTGCGCTCATGTTGAGTTCGGCCCTGTCGCCCGCATTCGCGGGGTCTGGCCCCATCAAGATCGTGCTGGCCGAGGAGGCCGACCTGCTAGAACCCTGCATGGCCACGCGCTCGAACATCGGCCGCGTCATCATGCAGAACGTCAGCGAAACGCTGACCGAACTCGACGTTCGCGGCGACAAGGGCGTCATGCCGCGCCTGGCCGAAAAATGGGAGCAGAACGAAGACAGCAGCTGGCGCTTTCACCTGCGCAAGGGCGTCAAGTTCTCCGACGGCACGACCTTTGACGCCAAGGACGTCAAGCACAGCTTCGATCGCATCATGAGCGACAAGAACACCTGTGAATCGCGCCGTTACTTCGGCGGCATCACGGTGACCCCGACGGTCGTCGACGACTACACGATCGATTTCAAGGCCGATCCGGTTCAGCCCATCCTGCCATTGCTGATGTCTCTCGTCACGATCGTGCCGGAGGAAACCCCGCTTGAGTTCGTGCGCGAACCGGTCGGCACCGGTCCGTACAAGCTGACCAACTGGACCCCGGGCCAGCAAATCGTGCTGACCAGCCGTGACGACTATTGGGGCGCAAAGCCGGAAGTGACGGAAGCCACCTATCTGTTCCGCGCCGACCCGTCGGTGCGCGCGGCCATGGTGCAGACCGGTGAAGCCGACCTTTCGCCGTCGATTTCGCAGCTCGACGCCACAAATCCGGCAACGGACTTTTCCTACCTCGACAGCGAAACCGTCTACCTGCGCATCGATCACAACATACAGCCGCTGAACGACGTTCGTGTCCGCCGTGCGCTCAACATCGCCATCGACCGCCAGGCCTTCCTCGGCACCCTGGTTCCCGAAAGCGCGCTGCTTGCCACCGCGATCGTGCCACCGCCGACGCTTGGCTGGAACCCCGACGTCAAGGTCTTCCCCTACGATCCGGAAGGCGCCAAGAAGCTGCTTGAGGAAGCCAAGGCCGATGGCGTCAAGGTCGACACGCCCATCACCATCATCGCCCGTTCGGCGAACTTTCCGAACGTGACCGAGATCATGGAAGCCATTCAGGCGCAGCTTGAGGAAGTGGGCTTCAAGGTCGAGCTGAAATTCGTCGAGGTCGCCGAGCACGAGCAGTACTACTCAAAGCCCTTCAAGGAAGGTCGTGGTCCGCAGATCGTTGCCGCCATGCACGACAATTCCAAGGGCGATCCGTCGTTCTCGATGTTCTTCAAATACGCAACCGAAGGCACCCAGTCCGGCTTCTCCGATCCGAAGGTCGACGACCTGATCAAGCGTGCGTCGGCTGCCGTCGGTGACGAGCGCGCCAAGCTCTGGTCGGAGCTGATCGCCTATCTGCACGACGACGTGGTTGCCGACGTCCTGCTCTTCCACATGGTAGGCTTCTCCCGCGTATCCGAGCGGCTCGATTTCAAGCCGACGATGGCGACCAACGGGACCCTGCAGCTCTCGGAGATCAAGATCAAGTAATCTGCCCTGGCGAACGACAGGTTCGCCAGTCACAACAGCAATCAAGGCGGTGGGATGATCCCGCCGCCGGATTTCTTCGAGGGCGCCATGCTGAAATTCGTTCGAAAACGCGCCGTGGCCAGTCTGATCTCGCTCGTCGGGCTGCTCGTCATGGTCTTCTTCCTGTCGCGGTTGACGGGTGATCCGGCCGCCTTGTTCCTGCCGGTCGAGGCCTCCGCAGAGATGAAGGCGCAATTCCGCGAGCTGCACGGCTTGAACGATCCCATGCTGGTGCAGTTCGGACGCTATGTCGGCGACGTCGTCACCGGCGACTTCGGCGAATCCCTGCGCAAGGCTCGCCCTGCCTTGGATGTTGTGCTGGAGGCCTTTACCTGGACGCTCTGGCTTGCCGTCATCACCATGACGCTGGTCGCCGGCGCTGCGATCGTCGTCGGCTCGCTTGCCGCCTTCCGCGCCGGCGGCTTCTTCGATCGGCTCTCCTCGCTGATCTCGCTGGTGGGCGCTTCCGTTCCCGATTTCTGGATCGCCATCGTCGCGATCGTCGTCTTTTCGGTCAACCTCGCCTGGCTGCCGACGTCAGGCACGGGGTCGCTGCTGCATTGGATCCTGCCGATCTCGGTTCTGTTCATCCGCCCTTTCGGCATCATCGTACAGGTGGTGCGCGGCTCGATGATCGGGGCGCTTTCTTCGGCGTATGTGAAGACGGCGCGCGCCAAGGGCGTCAAATCCGGGCCGATCATCTTCGTGCATGCGCTGCGTAACGCCATGCTGCCGGTCATCACCGTTATCGGCGACCAGGCCGCGAGCCTTCTGAACGGCGCGGTGATCGTCGAAACCATCTTCGGCTTTCCGGGTGTCGGCAAGCTGATGATCGATTCCATCCTGCAGCGCGATTTCAACGTCGTGCTTGCCGCCATCCTCGTCACGGCGCTGGCGATCTTCGTCATGAACCTGCTGATCGATCTGGCTTACGCGCTGCTCGATCCGCGCATCCGGCATTGAGGAGGGGACCATGACCCTGCAGACCGCCGATCCCGTCATCGCCGAAGAACCGCGCTTTGCGACCCGCATGTTCCGCATGCTGCTTGCCGACAAGTTCGCGCTTTGCGCTGCGATCTTCCTGCTTTTCGTTCTTATCCTCGCAATCATCGGGCCGACCTGGCTCGGCGATCTCGCGACCAAGCAGAACCTTCGAGGCCGCAACGCCGTTCCCTTCGACTGGGAGCGCGGCTGGGTCTGGTGGATGGGCGCCGATGCCCTCGGGCGGCCGCTGCTTGCCCGCATCATCGTCGCCACCCAGAATACGCTGATGGTGGCCGCCGGTGCCGTCGCGCTTTCGGCAACCGTCGGCACCATCCTCGGCCTGGTTGCCGGCTTCTCCTCGCCGCGCGTCAATCAGATCATCATGCGGCTCGCCGACGTCATCATGTCGTTCCCGTCCCTGCTGATCGCCGTCATTGTTCTCTACATTCTCGGCTCGTCGGTCCTGAACCTCATGCTGGTGCTGGCAATCACCCGCATCCCGGTCTACCTCAGAACCACACGCGCCGAAGTGCTGGAAATCCGTGAACGCATGTTCGTGCAGGCGGCGCGCGTCATGGGCGCATCGAGTAAGCGCATCGTCTTTCGCCACATCCTGCCCGTGGTGCTGCCGACGCTGACGACGCTTGCGACCCTCGACTTCGCCTATGTGATGCTGGCCGAAAGCGCGCTTTCGTTCCTCGGGATCGGCATCCAGCCGCCGGAAATCACCTGGGGCCTGATGATCTCGCAGGGACGCCAGTACCTCACCAACGCATGGTGGCTTTCGTTCTGGCCGGGCCTTGCGATCATCCTTACCACCATGTCGCTGAACCTCTTGTCGAACTGGCTGCGCATCGCGCTCGATCCGGTACAGCGCTGGCGTCTCGAAATGAAAGGTCGCAAGAATGGCTGACCATCTCCTCGAAGTCCGCGACCTGTCGGTCGAGTTCCACACCGCGGTTGGCGTCGTGAAAGCGGTCCGCAACATCTCCTACCATCTCGACCGTGGCGAGACGCTTGCAATTCTCGGCGAGAGCGGATCCGGCAAGTCGGTCTCCTCCTCGGCGATCATGAACCTGATCGACATGCCGCCGGGGCGCATCAGTTCGGGCGAGATCCTGCTCGACGGCGTCGACCTTCTGAAAATGCCGGCGCAGGAAAGGCGCAAGGTTAACGGGCGCCGCATCGCGATGATCTTCCAGGACCCGCTGAGCCATCTCAACCCGGTCTATACCGTTGGTTGGCAGATCCGCGAGGCGCTGACCACCCACGGAACGGATGCGACGAAGGCCGCTTCCGAGGCATTGCGACTTTTGACCCGCGTCGGCATCCCCGACCCCGAACGCTCGCTGGACAAGTACCCGCACGAATTCTCCGGCGGCCAGCGCCAGCGCGTCATGATCGCCATGGCATTGGCGCTCAGACCAGACCTGTTGATCGCCGATGAGCCGACGACGGCGCTCGACGTTACCGTGCAGGCCGAGGTGCTCGCCCTGCTCGAAGAGTTGCAGCGGGAGACCGGCATGGCGGTTCTCATCATCACCCACGACCTCGGTGTGGTCGCAGAGATCGCCGATCGCGTGGTGGTGATGGAAAAAGGCGTCCTGGTCGAAGCGGGCACTGTGAGCGAGGTCTACAAGAACCCGCAGCATCCCTATACCAAGAAGCTGATTGCTGCTGCCCCCGGCAAGGGGGCGATGCATGCGCCGGCCGCCCGCGCCGAGCCTGTCCTTTCCGTTCGCGACGTGCGCAAGCGTTATGGCTCCTTCGAGGCGCTGAAGGGTCTGTCCTTCGATCTCATGCCCGGCGAGACCATGGCCGTTGTCGGAGAGAGCGGCTCGGGCAAGTCGACGCTGGCGCGCATCCTGCTTCGCCTCGATGAGCCGGATAGCGGCAGTGCTCTGTGGAAGGGCCGTGACCTCTTCACGATGTCGCCTGCGGAACTCTACAAGCTGCGCCGCGACCTGCAGATGGTTTTCCAGGATCCGACGCAATCGCTCAACCCGCGCATGACCGTCTACCAGCTCATCTCGGAGGCCTGGGTCATCCATCCGGATATCCTGCCCAAGGCGAAATGGCGCGAGCGCGTCGCCGAACTTCTGGTGCAGGTCGGTCTCGGTCCGGAACACATGGGCCGTTACCCGCATCAGTTTTCCGGCGGCCAGCGCCAGCGTATCGCCATTGCCCGCGCACTCGCACTCGAGCCGCAGCTCATCATCTGCGACGAGGCGGTCTCGGCACTTGACGTTTCGGTGCAGGCGCAGGTGATCGCGCTGCTCGACCGGCTGCGCAAGGAAATGGGCATCGCCTTCATCTTCATCGCCCACGACCTGCCGGTGGTGCGCGACTTTGCCGACCACGTCATGGTCATGCAGAAGGGCAACATCGTCGAGCTCGGCACGGTGCGCGAGGTGTTCGAGACGCCGCAACAGGATTACACGCGCGCGCTGCTCGCCGCCGGACTCGATCCCGATCCCGATGTCCAGGCAGCCCACCGCGCCGCCCGCCTTCAGCGCGCCTCGTGAGGCGTCGTCCATTGAGAGGAATACCCGCATGACCAAGAAAGCTTTCGTCGCCCTCGTAACCTGCTTCAACGAGGACGAAACCATCAACTACCAGGCGACGCGCGCCCAGGTCCGCCGCCAGGTCGCAGCCGGCAACAATATCATGTGCGCCGGAACCAACGGCGACTTCTCCGCGCTGACCTTTGAGGAAAAGGTGCGGCTGACGGAAGAGGTGGTCGACGAGGTCGGCGGTCGCGTCAAGGTGATCGTCAATGCCGGCATGCCGGCCACCTTCGAGACCGTCAAGCTCGCCCGCGAATTCGACCGGATCGGCGTCGACGGCATTGCGGTGATCACGCCGTTCTTCATCGCCTGCACCCAGGATGGCCTTATCCGCCATTTCTCGACCGTCGCCGATGCCGTGAAGACGCCCGCCTACCTCTACGATATTCCGGCCCGCACGCAGAACCATATCGAGCCCGACACGGCGCGCACGCTTGCCGGCCACGGCAACATTGCCGGCATCAAGGATTCCGGTGGCGCAAAGGAGACGTTGGAGGCCTATCTGCAGGTCGCCAAGGAGGTCGACGGTTTCGAAGTCTATTCCGGCCCTGACCACCTCGTGCTCTGGGCGTTGCAGAATGGTGCGGCCGGTTGCATCTCGGGCCTCGGAAACGCCATGCCGGATGTGCTCGCGGGCATCTTGAAGGCCTTCAATGCCGGCGATATCGTCGAAGCGCAGAAGCAGCAGGCAACCTTTGCCGCCTTTCGGACCGACCTCTATGCACTCGGCTTTGCCCCGGCGATGGTCAAGCGCGCGCTCTACCTTCAGGACGCATCCGTCGGCGCAAGCCGCCAGCCAGCTCTTCTGCCCAACAGGGAGCAGGACGAACAGATCGCCGAAATCCTGAAACGCTACCGCCTTCTCTAGCGGCTCTTCAACAGGCAGGCGAATTTGATTCGCACGACGCGGCACCTCCCCGTACCGCGTCGACGTCGGTGCGCCACGTTGCCGGTCGCCGCTCGGCGTGATCGTTTCATGAAACGGATGCGGGCTCGGACCCCTCTTGGGTGATGTTCGTCGCTTCACACACGCGATCGGCGGCCCGCTGGAGTCCATTCAGCGCCCGTTTTGCGGAGGCGTCTCCGTCTGCTTTTTGCTGACCATTCGCGCCCGATCGGCCGGCCTGGCGAAGTGCCTGGCCGATAAAAACGATTAGGGAAAACTAAAAAGCGACAAGAATGGACGGATTCGCGGCAAAGCGTACTGGACAGTACTCTCAAGGTTTGCTTGTTCTGCTGTCGCATTGTTGAGGGACAAGGCATTGCCTAGTCGGCAGGAGAGGACAGACAAGCATGGCGATTAAAATTGGCGCGCCGCGGGAGGTCACCGCAAGCGAGGCGCGCGTGGCGCTGACACCTGACAGCGCGGTGCAACTTGCGAAACTTGGCTATAGCAGCATCATCGAAACGGGTGCTGGCGTTGCGGCTGGCTTTTCCGACGATTCCTATCGCGCCGCGGGCGTCGAGGTGGCGCCGTCGGCAGAGGCGCTGTGGGGTTCGGCCGATGTGGTCGTCAAGGTACGACCGCCTGAGCCGAGTGAAGTCGCGCACCTGTCTGCGGACAAGACGCTGATCTCGTTCTTCTATCCCGGCCAGAATGCCGAACTGCTGGAGCTTGCCAAGGCGAAGGGCGCCAACGTCATCGCCATGGACATGGTGCCGCGCATCAGCCGCGCCCAGAAGATGGATGCTCTGTCGTCGATGGCCAATATCGCCGGCTATCGCGCGGTGATCGAGGCCGGCAACAATTTCGGCCGCTTCTTCACCGGCCAGGTAACGGCCGCCGGCAAGGTGCCGCCGGCAAAGGTCCTGGTGATCGGTGCCGGCGTCGCCGGTCTTGCCGCGATCGGTGTCGCCACCTCGCTCGGCGCCCAGACCTATGCCTTTGACGTGCGTCCAG encodes:
- a CDS encoding DMT family transporter, giving the protein MPEASSKGAKMAVMFAVGAAILAAADAVIVRALNGAVHPFVIGFFRAFFGAVILLPWIALCPSVLRSSHPLRQHAVRAGFKLLAMVAFFAAFSWGPLADVTAIAFTSPIFLLLGAALALGERPGPAMIGAVVLGFGGAMLIIGPSGTGFSLAILLALTGAVLQSTIQLILKSMSKGDKTATLVVWNLLLTVPIALLFALPFWTMPGTREVTLLALQGVVGTACMGMMTHAFSLAPATIVAPVDFLRLPLVALGGFALFGEDIALTTLCGGGLIGCAALIAARSGKATSS
- a CDS encoding ABC transporter substrate-binding protein, coding for MLSSALSPAFAGSGPIKIVLAEEADLLEPCMATRSNIGRVIMQNVSETLTELDVRGDKGVMPRLAEKWEQNEDSSWRFHLRKGVKFSDGTTFDAKDVKHSFDRIMSDKNTCESRRYFGGITVTPTVVDDYTIDFKADPVQPILPLLMSLVTIVPEETPLEFVREPVGTGPYKLTNWTPGQQIVLTSRDDYWGAKPEVTEATYLFRADPSVRAAMVQTGEADLSPSISQLDATNPATDFSYLDSETVYLRIDHNIQPLNDVRVRRALNIAIDRQAFLGTLVPESALLATAIVPPPTLGWNPDVKVFPYDPEGAKKLLEEAKADGVKVDTPITIIARSANFPNVTEIMEAIQAQLEEVGFKVELKFVEVAEHEQYYSKPFKEGRGPQIVAAMHDNSKGDPSFSMFFKYATEGTQSGFSDPKVDDLIKRASAAVGDERAKLWSELIAYLHDDVVADVLLFHMVGFSRVSERLDFKPTMATNGTLQLSEIKIK
- a CDS encoding ABC transporter permease, whose product is MLKFVRKRAVASLISLVGLLVMVFFLSRLTGDPAALFLPVEASAEMKAQFRELHGLNDPMLVQFGRYVGDVVTGDFGESLRKARPALDVVLEAFTWTLWLAVITMTLVAGAAIVVGSLAAFRAGGFFDRLSSLISLVGASVPDFWIAIVAIVVFSVNLAWLPTSGTGSLLHWILPISVLFIRPFGIIVQVVRGSMIGALSSAYVKTARAKGVKSGPIIFVHALRNAMLPVITVIGDQAASLLNGAVIVETIFGFPGVGKLMIDSILQRDFNVVLAAILVTALAIFVMNLLIDLAYALLDPRIRH
- a CDS encoding ABC transporter permease, yielding MTLQTADPVIAEEPRFATRMFRMLLADKFALCAAIFLLFVLILAIIGPTWLGDLATKQNLRGRNAVPFDWERGWVWWMGADALGRPLLARIIVATQNTLMVAAGAVALSATVGTILGLVAGFSSPRVNQIIMRLADVIMSFPSLLIAVIVLYILGSSVLNLMLVLAITRIPVYLRTTRAEVLEIRERMFVQAARVMGASSKRIVFRHILPVVLPTLTTLATLDFAYVMLAESALSFLGIGIQPPEITWGLMISQGRQYLTNAWWLSFWPGLAIILTTMSLNLLSNWLRIALDPVQRWRLEMKGRKNG
- a CDS encoding ABC transporter ATP-binding protein encodes the protein MADHLLEVRDLSVEFHTAVGVVKAVRNISYHLDRGETLAILGESGSGKSVSSSAIMNLIDMPPGRISSGEILLDGVDLLKMPAQERRKVNGRRIAMIFQDPLSHLNPVYTVGWQIREALTTHGTDATKAASEALRLLTRVGIPDPERSLDKYPHEFSGGQRQRVMIAMALALRPDLLIADEPTTALDVTVQAEVLALLEELQRETGMAVLIITHDLGVVAEIADRVVVMEKGVLVEAGTVSEVYKNPQHPYTKKLIAAAPGKGAMHAPAARAEPVLSVRDVRKRYGSFEALKGLSFDLMPGETMAVVGESGSGKSTLARILLRLDEPDSGSALWKGRDLFTMSPAELYKLRRDLQMVFQDPTQSLNPRMTVYQLISEAWVIHPDILPKAKWRERVAELLVQVGLGPEHMGRYPHQFSGGQRQRIAIARALALEPQLIICDEAVSALDVSVQAQVIALLDRLRKEMGIAFIFIAHDLPVVRDFADHVMVMQKGNIVELGTVREVFETPQQDYTRALLAAGLDPDPDVQAAHRAARLQRAS
- a CDS encoding dihydrodipicolinate synthase family protein; protein product: MTKKAFVALVTCFNEDETINYQATRAQVRRQVAAGNNIMCAGTNGDFSALTFEEKVRLTEEVVDEVGGRVKVIVNAGMPATFETVKLAREFDRIGVDGIAVITPFFIACTQDGLIRHFSTVADAVKTPAYLYDIPARTQNHIEPDTARTLAGHGNIAGIKDSGGAKETLEAYLQVAKEVDGFEVYSGPDHLVLWALQNGAAGCISGLGNAMPDVLAGILKAFNAGDIVEAQKQQATFAAFRTDLYALGFAPAMVKRALYLQDASVGASRQPALLPNREQDEQIAEILKRYRLL